The Athalia rosae chromosome 4, iyAthRosa1.1, whole genome shotgun sequence DNA segment TGATGCTGTATTTTCATACTTGGCCTCCGAGTTAAAAGTATGTTCTCTGCGTAtatcgatattttgaaaatggtaATGATTCTCCACAGTTGCTAATATTTCATCCTTATATTTTCTCAGCGGCGGCATGAAAATCGACAATTCGATGATACGTGTGAAGAAACGGTGAAATTAGGTGGTGGTCGTGAGCTGACTTCCTGTTCTAGTTGCCCCTATAAACTTCTGTAAATAGAAACTATCATCTATTGCTGTGCAGCGTAGGGTGGATGGCAGTCAGGTCATCGATAAACAATATTTTTGTTGTCTTGCTCAAAGATGCGTGACCTTGGAATCAAGAAGGATATTATCAAATGCTGATATTAGTAGATGTatcttatatacgtacattttatAAAAGAGACAcgacgagaaagagagaggagttTGTGAGATGTCTACTGTCTGTGAGTACAAATTATCAATATATTTCGAgctacatatttttattcagaatcattattttgttcaaaagTCACTAGCTCTCTGTTTTTCTCGTAATACTAAATATACTCTGTATTATCTCAGTGACCTGAACAGTCTCATAAGCTCAGTgccttttactttttacgaGTTGGGAATATTTATGGAAAACTTaaatctcaattattttttaaatgcgCGTATAAATCAATATCTACAACTCACAATAGTTGTATAACGTAATTACCAAGTTGATATTTTCTTTACTTAAACGCGTTTAGACTTTGCAGGATTCTCTGATACTATTGTATCAGAAGACAATTACTATACTAATACGATTAACGGTAATCTAAACAATTTAGCTTTTCACTAACTGTAAGAAGTTTAAATAGTAGCCGAATTAGAATGTCATCGTATACTTTaaaaaaccaacgaacaaTTACAACGAAGCCCAACAAAATCTAGCCAAAGTATTTATAAACAAATCGTATTTTTATACAAACGAAAACGAATCTacaatttttatctattttaatAGGGATTTTAAATGGCGCTTTagaattatataaaaattattgtaacTATTGTTAAAAGTAAACGGGTAACCACATGACAAACGCTTTGCTAATGGAATAAATGCGTACACGTATCCAAGGAGTGTTGCGCGCTTCTGTGGTTCAGAACACGAATGGAAAAAGTGTCTGCACATAATTATAGTCgtttttcattgaatgttGTACATACGCgctttcaaatttgaagaCACTAATATCATCTGATATTGTGGAAGCTTGACTTTTTTACAAGCATAGAATATCGTTTGAAATCTCACTCCAtcgtctttcatttatttctaagATAGTGAAACTGGTAAACAATGGAACTTGTTTTCAATGAATTGGATACTAGTTacgcatgtatacatatagtatagtatactAACTTGTAACAATACGAGATTttgttaataaattattcattttttatgcaaTATATGAAGTTTTGAGATTGCAAAATTTACCTGTAATTTGaatatacgtatctatataaacgttaataaaaaggaaaaaaaaaatagaacttTAAATCAAAAGTGATTCGATTACCTGTTGGCCCGTTCTATAAAACCTGTTGCAATCCCGACTTTATTCCAAATTTGCTGCGGCTACTACAATATGTAGCGACTCATGTTTCCGGCTACGCTTTTCGAGATTCAATCGCAGAAACTTGGGATGGGACTGGTATATAAAGTGCAATATCGATGAATATTAAACTTGCATTTATTCTTAccataaattaatgaattattataattagttaatttgataattattaagGAAATTGACAGATACAGTCTTCTTACAACGCTTGCTCCCTTGCAGCTTTgcaatatatacctatatattcaaataaaatacagaATCAGTCGTCCTATCGGTTAGgtactatatgtatgtgtataactCATAGTATACAATATGTTCTACCATACCACCATCTCACACATTACACGCTGGTTCTCGCAATCACGAACTCGTTAAATTTAAATACCATCTATATCATCGTATTTGCATACCTGCACtgtatcaaattattattcttctgtttctcacttttttttccttttcttttctttccattttatcacatatacatgtataatatgccctaactataataaattattaacttAAGCTGTATTATTTCTTATCATAATACTTGCTATCTATATACACTAACGGTAATTCAATATTGGGAACTAATACCCAACTggtatatatccatataaatatatactacatgtatatagtatacatatacatacacacatacttCAATGTAGATgcaataatatacatgtacgtacttaCAGCGATCTAGGCCAGGGCCAAACAGTAAATAGAGTGCTAAACTTTGTATCGGTGGCAGTGGTTACTCAAATTCAAATCTCAGCGTTGCTGTTTTTGTTGGTGGTGTTGTTGCAGCGACCGTCTTGTTATAACGTTCGCGTCAAAGTTGTTGAGATTTATATTATTAGGTAAATTTATGGGCGGAGGTTCGGGTCACCAAGCCTCTGTATATCGAACATCAAATTCCTGAAGAGCTGGTAATCTCTTCTTCAACGACTCGAAGGTCTGAGCCGATAGCTTCGTGCTATTGAGATTTAGTTTTCTTAAGCTCGTCAGTGCTGAAATGTTAAGATGGATCTAAATTTTCCTGAATTATATGTTCACCGTTAGAATCTAGTCAATATTTACTCAACGACCACGTTTACGttcgtataattaatttgaatgCCAGCGAAAGAAAACAGAGGGATATCAAAATACTTACAGGCCAGTGTAGAAATCCCCTTATCGGATACCGGCGTTTCGCATAGGTTTAAAACCTGTAGCTTCTGCAAATGTTCGCTGATCATTTGTAATCCGGCATCTCCAAACTGTGTGGCCCATAAATTAAGGTACCTCAAGGCCGGGAGCTTTATCAACTGCTCGGCACACGCAGATGTAACTGATGTGAACGCCAGACTCAAACATTCTAGATTTCCGAGGGCTCCGCCGCCCAGAAGAAGCGCAACGTCAGCGTCTGTCGCACGAACTGGTAAGGTGAGCTTTTTTGGACCTCCTTTTTGTTGCTGAATCGACAATCGTTCCACAAAATTATTGCATGTGAATGTCAAGTAAAAAGCATTGAAACAAATTGCAATGAAAGGAGAAGGGCTCACCAACTCTTGAAGATTTCTCTGTCTCTGACAAAGAGCGGCATATCTATTTCTACCTGAAGCTGTTGATTGCAAGGCAGAAACGACTTGTAGCCTGGCTTCTTCGTTAGGTAATAATCGCCATTCTAGCATCAGACAAAGTGCTTCTTGGGCGGCATCGCAACCCCTGACCCCAAGAAGGATACAGGCGCCGCCAGCTTGTTTCATAAGCGAACTTACGAATTTCTTTCTCCGACAGCAACACTCGAATAACGTCGTTAGCTgatagaaataagaaaaatataataatagtatAATTTCAGTTATTGGTTATTATTACATAGTCCAAGAGAGTTCATCATCAGAGTCAATTCAGGGTAAACGTGCGCAGGTTTTATTCATAATTGCCGATCAGTTAATGAGTTATTATCACCGATAATCATTACCTATATTATCAATGTTGTAGATACAGGTGTGTTTATTCAAGCGATGCGCATATTTCTAGTTCGAAAATACACATTGTAACAAGTCTCTCTATACGATATGCCATTTTGATAGCGCATTTTATCTTgaaatacaattaatttcgcGAAAAATAATTGGGAAATTTACGTATCGGTCAACCATCGAAAAACCAAACGTCAAACACGTCAATCCCTCCTATCTAAAAACCATGCTTCTGTGACCAATCCCGTTCTGGTATTAGGCAAAAATGAAATCtgatcgaatgaatgaattaaaaaaaactattgctCACCATTTCACCGAAGAGTTGACCTTGATCCGGGCAAGCAGGACTCGCCGGTGCCGCGATATGAATCCATCCTGGTCTCGGTTCTCGTACCGGAAGAAGACATCTGTGAACCGAACATCTTGGATCTTTCGCTAAACGACCCGCTACGCCGACCAGCAATGCCATTTGTACGGATTTATCTGCAAGCGCTTCTTCGGGAAATGGTACCGGTTGTAATAGACCACCGAGTCCTGGCCTCCAGTCAGCGTACTCCGATCTACAAATTGAATATCGTACAGCTCAGAGATCGTtcgctgaaaaaattcatctcacAGACGTAAGACAAAATTGACCGAAATACTCACGCAACGTTCAAAAGAAGGAGGTAACATTGTAACGGTGGCAGTGAAGACGAAGGCTGTTCTCCGGTAGACGTCGAATGGCGGGCCACCTCAAATCTGCAATGTAAGGCATATGAAATAAAGATtccgatgaaaatgaagagattCAACGAAAGGAAAGGGAAAAGCTCACCTATGAAAGATGGCGGCTACACAAATTGACACTAAATTAGGCAATACTCTAGGATGAGGACAGTCGCTTCCGGGACCATGAACAGAGGCTATATAATCCCTGATAGCCTGTTCACCGTCGTTATTTTCGTACAACGCTGCGATAAATACTTGAAGTAGTTTTCTCATGTCCGGTGACTTGCCGAAATCAACGGTGTGTTTTAGGCACCTTGTTATAGCCGGAGATAGAGCAGCTACAAGGGGAGATCTTGGATGAAGTTGAGCAAGCCGTGCCAAAGCTCTTGCCAACGTTGGGGGTGGGGCGACTTTTTCAAGTAAAGGAGCTGCCACCGCCAGAACAGCTTCTGCCCAATTTCTACCCCTTCGTTCATCGCATAGAGTTGCGCTATTTTTGCTAGTTTTTCCATCGTCAGCTTCCGGTTCTTCCAAAAGTCGGGCGACCGCCTCTAACGGAGCACTCGCCACCCTTTCGTCCTGCAGTGGTGTCCACAGTGCGAAGTCCACCATTGTTTTCAACTCTCTGAGGACAACTTCCACCCTTGTACTCACCGACACCAAATGTTGATACTTGAATATGCTCTTCTGCAAAATTCgcaagagataaaaataagtaaattatCGTCATTTCGGTTTTAGTTtgtgcaaattttcaaagtaaaaatgccaaataatattatacaaatacataGCTACGAttaatacgtgtatacgacGATATGGCCTGTTTCGCAAGTTGGCAAATACAATATCATTACATACGCACGCGTTTTCAAAAGTGCGAAGAGaacacacgtacatacctcATGTACCTATCGCGCGGTTGATGTCAGAGGAAtaataaacagaaaaatatgtaatttgtttctttttttcgtcgcttttttttgagggaataaatttttgcgACAATATATGTTGCAGCTGGCTGTATAGTCGCTTCGTATTAAAACACGATTTTAACGTCACTGCGATTCCCAAAAGCGAAGTACAATCTAGTCGTCACTAATTAATACTTATTACAATAGTGTACAGATCCTCCATTACAATATTCGGCAACAAATTATAAATGAtgcgtcaatttttatttcaagtaaTATAGAATCAATACTTGTTATTGGTACGTGCAGCACATGTGACGTACTTTATGAaggtgtaaaaaataaaattttcgcggAATTAGCATCCAAGCGCTATACCGCCGCAAACGACTTGACGTTAATCTAAATATTTGCATTTGCTTAAGAGTACTCGGCGCGTGCTATACTATAAGAATCGGCATAATATTACCTATAAGTAAACCCCGCGTGGTTGACATTTCATTATTTGCTGAGATTTTACGTACCTAAACGTATCTCTAGACGACCGCGTCGTCGCGATCCTATACTCTCGCCGAAAACTGGGTgtattaattcaatttcatcgttCTTCGATTTCCCAAACACTCGTTTATACATTCTATTTTCTCGCCCTACACCGAAAacaagtcgaaaaaaaaaaaaacaaatagccGAGTCCGAAATTTCACAACCCGTTCCATGACGTATGTACACAggttaataatttcaaaaatattcacattACATTCGCAGAGTACAATCTAACGATTTTTACGGTAGCAAAGACCGCGATATGCTTGTGCGATagagaaacaataaaaattccgaaaaacaagagaaaaaagtattcaAATTGAAACATATTACGTCGCATATTATAATTCACACAGCAAACATAATTAGGCGCCTGAATGACGAGTGTAAttccctctttttatttttctttcaatttttttaattgtctaACAATAGTACGTACTCATGACTAGGTTTTTTGAgtaataagaaagaaaaaaaaaaatgtctaaaAAACTGGGGATGATTGATTGAGTGGTATTTATAATGGATGAATTCAATCGGTCGGGGATCCATTAGTCAATCGGGGTGATCATCGAGAATCGTGTAATTAACGAATAGTTGATTTTTCCACGTGTAAAGTATGCAAAAATTGTCagttaaaaaattaatgataattatagcTATGTATATCGTGCGTAATTGCACAAAGAACCGATCCAGCCAGTCGACCGGCGCGgttgaaataagagaagaaagaattaaaaaaaaaaaaaaaaaaaaaaaaagatgatttaCACCCACTTTCAGATAATGATTATTGCAGCGCGATGCATACTCCGATCTCCCCCACAGATTCTATATtgtgcatacatatacatacgtcacattaaatataatatataagatAAATAATTCCTTTCGAACGCGAGACGTACCTTCCACAGTATCGAGTGGTACCATTGATCTCTAGTGTAAGCGTTTCCAGCTTGCAAAAGAAGCGAACCGTCTGGTAAGACGATACGAAGGCAGTACTTGTAGGTCGGATCCCATCTCGCAACGGCGTATACTTCTGACATGCTGCTGTACGGTACCGGATGTTGCAGAAACCCCGTCAGCTGAAACAGAAAGTGAAATCCAGACGCGTTAAGATTTAACGTTGTAAAACAGCCCGGCCCTGTCGGACGTAAATTGGAAACACAAATTTCTTCCTGTAAATATATGTTtagtttatgtatacatatattgatatatatagacacgtgtatatatttatacgtctATATATTCTTAGCTCGCGTGATCGATTTAGCTACACTCTTGTTAACTATATCCATATAGTACACGTGTAACGAGTGCATCGCGTGCACCGCGATGTGCCCAAGTTACTGCTGTGGTATACATGGTACAGATATGTtaatgcgtatacatatatcgtataAATATGCCTAattgaaagaaggaaagaaaaaaaaaaaagaaattaaaaaatgttatcTTGTTTTTGCGGCGTTAGATTAtaacatatattattattattctacaAAACGAATCTCTAGATTGATTTCATAACACCAATTCTACGAACATCCGCAGCTGCACGAGGAAAGAAAGTCTCTTTGATACAGGAATTGGataagaagagtaaaaaaaagttgagaaaacataaaaaaaaaaaggaataacaaAATCGCGAGTCCACTAGTTGACGTCAGTTAGTTGAACGAttaagaaattcttcgataagCCATAAATATCCTATATTAAACCTATACTTGTTctcgcgaagaaaaaataaaaaaaaaacgtaaaaaacgtaaaaaacgtaaaaaaaaaacaactgcaCTTTTTTATTAGTCTCAGAAAATGAGTGAACGTCGCGTACGAAATCATCCAAAATAAGCCACAGCCTACACGATGCAGGAAGTTGTAATTGCGAGAA contains these protein-coding regions:
- the LOC105688957 gene encoding C-Maf-inducing protein-like: MKDQGRVPMFCFQSSFTRGSRGSAQSSTASSNLSSTQLHQNADSTTANSQPSTTELVHTGRRGSEANSEGSGSSSIRYIDQEVTCMSGSSSTDTLPGIRADYLDVDPLSSPETPVACNGGDSEDSKFSESPAAAPGLQIPIIKNTGNNLAVNTSPGSSVKDSPNSRRSQLSPSQKSNGGGGRWRKRLLLRLRSNESPTSSTGEPSPSPSPTPSPSPSPMPSPSPVNHQRGLFALASDIPALDNCFAGETSTKISHPDDEQSRQLIANEGSLPSSPAPGVGSIPGGGAYYGFLTANSCAAMRQEPTSTSSPQLSSAATTPRSSADSPVSYAEVPPQAASLEAQNLEASCLPAARSCPNLERQSGPSSPSPSPGPAGPRFKPLEEGDIQVCYLNHTRTLVSKILSSKFLRRWETHHLYLNDACLSSRTLTGFLQHPVPYSSMSEVYAVARWDPTYKYCLRIVLPDGSLLLQAGNAYTRDQWYHSILWKKSIFKYQHLVSVSTRVEVVLRELKTMVDFALWTPLQDERVASAPLEAVARLLEEPEADDGKTSKNSATLCDERRGRNWAEAVLAVAAPLLEKVAPPPTLARALARLAQLHPRSPLVAALSPAITRCLKHTVDFGKSPDMRKLLQVFIAALYENNDGEQAIRDYIASVHGPGSDCPHPRVLPNLVSICVAAIFHRFEVARHSTSTGEQPSSSLPPLQCYLLLLNVASEYADWRPGLGGLLQPVPFPEEALADKSVQMALLVGVAGRLAKDPRCSVHRCLLPVREPRPGWIHIAAPASPACPDQGQLFGEMLTTLFECCCRRKKFVSSLMKQAGGACILLGVRGCDAAQEALCLMLEWRLLPNEEARLQVVSALQSTASGRNRYAALCQRQRNLQELQQKGGPKKLTLPVRATDADVALLLGGGALGNLECLSLAFTSVTSACAEQLIKLPALRYLNLWATQFGDAGLQMISEHLQKLQVLNLCETPVSDKGISTLASLTSLRKLNLNSTKLSAQTFESLKKRLPALQEFDVRYTEAW